GTTTGGCTCACGTAACCGCTTCACGCGGATGGCGATTTCAAAAGAGGCGGGCGGACTGGTTGCCGTTGGTTTCGGCCCGGTACTGGCGGGGATTTTCTGTAACATGACGGGTTCGTGGTGGCCTATCGTGGTGATGATGATTGCCTATTCAATTGTGGGTCTGATTTCCGCGATTCTGATGCCAGAAGTGCGTGACCGTGATTTGAGTTTGGCCGAGGATGCAGCTGAATTACCTCGCAAAGAGTCGGTAGGGTTCGGAGCACTGTCATCGCGTCGTTAGCAATGACTGGTTTATAACTTGCGTGACTTGTCACACAACCTGGCGTTCATGTCACACCACATGACCAAAAGTTAATATAAATCAATAACTGAATCGGAAGTATCAGTATGGTTAATGGCAGTCATTTTTTACCTCAACTGCCATTCTAGTTGGTGTAGTCAGCAGGCGCTGTCGTTCTCAGGACGACAGCGAATCTCAGCTTCATTTATTAAACGAGTCACAATCATGGAAAACCCGTTATTAAAGGCCAACGCCACGCTCCCACAGTACAATCGCGACACTCTGAAGGCACGGATTGTCCATCTCGGTTTTGGGGCATTTCATCGTGCACACCAGGCGGTTTATACCGATATTTTGGCTGCTGAGCATGGCAGCGACTGGGGGTACTGCGAAGTTAACCTGATTGGTGGCGAGCAGCAGATTGCCGATCTCACTGCCCAGGATAATCTTTTCACCGTGGCGGAAATGTCTGCTGATGCCTGGACCGCACGCGTGGTGGGTGTCGTGAAAAAGGCGCTTCACGCTCAGGTTGACGGCCTTGAAACCGTGTTAAACGCGATGTGTGAGCCACAGGTTGCCATTGTTTCCCTCACCATTACTGAAAAAGGCTACTGCCATGCGCCTGCGACCGGGCAATTGATGTTCGATCACCCGTTAATCGCGGCCGATTTGCAAAACCCGCATCAACCAAAATCAGCGCCGGGCGTGGTGGTTGAGGCGCTGGCGCGACGCAAAGCGCTGGGGTTACCGGCTTTCAGCGTGATGTCCTGCGATAACATGCCGGAAAACGGCCATGTGATGCGCAATGTCACCTGCGCGTATGCACGCGCGGTGGACGCCGAGCTGGCGGACTGGATCGAAGCTAACGTCACTTTCCCTTCGACGATGGTCGACCGCATCGTTCCCGCAGTCACGACCGAAACGCTCGATAAAATTGAACGCATCACGGGCGTGCGTGACCCTGCCGGTGTGGCGTGCGAACCGTTCCGCCAGTGGGTAGTTGAAGACAATTTCGTTGCCGGCCGTCCGCAGTGGGAAAAGGCCGGTGCTGAACTGGTATCCGACGTGGTGCCGTTCGAAGAGATGAAGTTGCGCATGCTGAATGGCAGCCACTCCTTCCTCGCGTATCTCGGTTATCTGGCGGGATACCAGCACATTAATGACTGTATGGAAGACGAAAATTATCGTCACGCCGCACACGCGCTGATGCTAAAAGAGCAAGCCCCAACGCTGAAAGTGAAAGGTGTCGATTTAGGGCGTTATGCCGATCTGCTGATTGCGCGCTACAGCAACCCGGCGCTGCGCCATCGTACCTGGCAAATCGCGATGGATGGCAGCCAAAAACTCCCACAGCGTATGCTGGATTCTGTGCGCTGGCATCTTGTGAATCAGCGTAGCTTCCCGCTGTTGGCGCTGGGGATTGCGGGCTGGATGCGTTATGTCGGCGGTATTGATGAGCGCGGAAATGCAATTGAAGTCTGCGATCCTTTACTGACCGTGATTCAGGCCGCGGTAAACGGGAGTGTCGAAGGGGAGAACCGCGTACGGGCTTTGCTCGGCATTGAGGCTATTTTCGGCAAAGAGTTGCCGCTGGAAGAAACGTTTGTGGACGCGGTGATGAAATCGTATCTGACGTTAGTAGAAAAGGGCGCTCAAGCGACTGTCGCGCAGTACGCCGCAGCAATGTAGGGCTCCATTATGCCGCCGTTCGCGGCGGCATATCGATGCAAAGATCAGTGCATCCCCAGGCGAATCAATTCGACCGGTTCAAACTTCCCTTCACATCCTTCTACTTCCACCGTTTTGCCGCGGCGTACTTGCGCTGGGGTAAGGCCATCCGTGTGGATAGCGGTAATTCTCCCCGTGCGGCCCGTGCCATTAATCATCACGCGACTGCCAGTCGTAATAGCATTACGGTTACGGTCATAGGTCATCATAATTATCACTCCTCAAATTCAACACATCGCGACGCTGTCATTTCTGCACCGCTGACGGCGAATATAAATACGCCTGTTCAGATCTTATTTTTTTGTTTTTGATCAAAATCACATTTATTTTCGTTAATTTTTATCTTACATCCTTCTGACGAATAACGACGTGAACTGACAAACCCGACATTTGTTTTCTTTTAGCGATAGTTTCAGGGACGGACTGTTTAACCTTTGTTTGGCTTCTGCATGGCACTCTATTTTTAGTGAACAGAATCTATTTATATGAGAAGGAGAAGGCTTATGTACAAGAAAATACTGATGCCTGTTGATGTATTTGAAATGGACTTAAGTGATAAAGCGGTACGCCACGCCGAGTTCCTGGCAAGAACCGATAACGCAAGCATCACGCTGCTGAACATCCTGCCGAACAGCAGCCGCTCTTTATTGCGAGGATTCAACTCTGACATCAAAAAATTCGAGACATTTATGGTGTCGGAATCGGAGAAAAAGATGAACGCATTGAAACGTTTATTTGCTATCGCGCCTGAGAATATTAAAACTGAAGTGCGGTTTGGCAACGTGCGCGATGAAATTATCGCGATGAGTACAAAAGAGGATTACGACGTTATTGTGATTGGGTCAAAAACGCCGGGAATGTCGACACATCTGCTGGGCTCAAATGCGGAATCCGTAATCCGTTACGCCAAAATTCCGGTATTAGTGGTGCGTTAAATATTATGCCGCATCCGCCACTCTCCGGCGAATGCGGTATAAATTAATCTTCGGTAAACCAGTCGCTATTTTCCATGCGAATTAACTGCACGGACTCTCCAATTTCCTGCAAATGCAGGGTCATTGCTTTTTCAACGCTTTCGCCATCGCGCTTTTCCAGTGCAGTGAAAATATCATGATGCTGACGTAACAGCATTTCAGGCGGTGAGACGTGATCCAGACTCATGTAACGCACCCGGTCAATGGTCGCTTTAATATTTTCGATGGTGTCCCATGCCAGCTGGCAATCGGCAATCTGCGCTAACTTCTGATGGAATTCATCGTCTAGCTGGAAGAAGTCGTTGAGCTGTTTACGCTCAATAGCAATGCGCTGCTGATGGAGATTTTGTTCCAGCAAATAGCACTGATGATCGTCCACCAGCGAGGCCGCACGACGCGCCACCGCGCACTCAATCGCTTGTCGAACGAAACAACCGTTACGCACCTGCGAGAGCGAAATCTTATTCACATAGCTGCCACGCTGCGGGCGGATTTGAATCAGACCGTTTTCCGCCAGTTTAATAAACGCTTCACGCACCGGCTGGCGAGACACATCAAAACGCACCGACACCTCTTTTTCAGAAAGGGGCGTTCCTGGTGGGATCAGGCACTGCACGATATCGCGACGTAAAATGCGATAAATTTGCTGATTAACAGGTTGGGTGGGATTGAGTTGCGATTCAGCGGCCATAGCGTGTGATTTCTCAGAGAGTTAAGCCGTGAATACTACCATTCTTTTGACGGGCATCCCATACCCGACCCGAAGGCCGGGCAGGAATTTATCAGCCGCGATGCACGCTTAAACCGGCAAAGCTCTGACTGACCGGCATCATTTCGACGGTGTTGATATTGACGTGTTTTGGCAGCGTCGCCACCCACCAGACCGTTTCGGTGACATCTTCAGCGCTCAGCGCTTCGGTGTTCTCATAGGTTTTTCCTGCTTTCGCATCATCACCTTTGAAACGCACGTTAGAGAACTCGGTGCCTCCGACCAGGCCTGGCTCAATGTCCGTGACGCGGATAGCAGTGCCATGCAAATCGGTACGCAGATTCAGGCTGAACTGGCGAACGAACGCTTTCGTCGCGCCGTAGACGTTGCCGCCCGCGTAAGGCCAGCTACCCGCGGTGGAACCGATATTGATGATGTGACCACGGTTGCGCTCGACCATGCCTGGCAGAACGGCACGGGTCATATACACCAGCCCTTTATTGTTGGTGTCGATCATGTTTTCCCAGTCTTCAACGCTGGCTTTGTGCGCCGGTTCCATGCCCAGCGCCAGACCGGCGTTGTTGACCAGCACGTCGATATCACGCCAGTCCGCAGGCAGATTCGCCATCATTTCTTCGATTGCGGCGCGATTACGCACGTCGAGCTGTGCCGTCAAAATACTGTCGCCCAACTCGTCTTTCAGCTCCTGTAAACGCTCCTGACGACGGCCGGTTGCAATCACTTTGTGTCCGTTGGCGACGAAGCGACGCGTGATGCTTTCACCAAAACCCGCCGTTGCCCCGGTAACTAAAATAATCATCTCACTGTTCCTCAACGCTTTTTGTGTTGTATTACCATAGCACGCCCGTTAGCACGGCGTTAAGGCAACTTTTGTTACCCGACGTGTGCCAGGGATTGCAGCCCGCAGCTGCCTGTCTTACTCTGGGAAAATGATACTGCGCAGGAGTTAAACATGTCCGTTGCCAATCCGTTTTTTGAAGTCAGCTTGTTGCCTTACCGGGCGCCTCGCTTTGATATTATTGAGGACAGCCATTATCGCCCGGCGTTTGATGTGGCGACGCGCCAGAAGCGGGCGGAAATCGCCGCCATTATTGCAGACACGGCTGCGCCCGATTTCACCAATACCGTGCTGGCCCTGGAGAAAAGCGGCGTCATGCTTTCCCGCGTCAGCAGCGTATTTTTCGCCATGACGTCATCCCATACCAACGATTATCTTCAGGAACTCGATGAGGCGTTCTCTACTGAACTGGCGGGGTTATCCAATGATATTTGGCTGAATGACGCGCTGTTTTCTCGCGTCGAGGCCGTCTGGCAAGAGCGGGAATCGCTGGATGGCGAGTCGCGTCGCTTGGTCGAACAGACGTATCAGCATTTTGTCCTGGCGGGTGCAACGCTCAGTGAAGCGCAAAAATTGGAGCTAAAAGCGCTCAATACCGAGTCAGCGTCGTTGACCAGCCAGTTTAATCAACGTCTATTGGCAGCGGATAAAGCCGGGGGGCTGGTGGTGGATGATGTTCATCAGCTCGATGGATTATCGCCCGATGAAATCGCCTCTGCTGCGCAGGCCGCCACTGACAAAGGGCTGGCCGATCGCTGGCTGATTCCCCTGCTGAACACCACTCAACAGCCCGCGCTGGCAGCGTTGCGCGATCGACAAACGCGCGAAAATCTGTTTATGGCCGGTTGGTTACGCACCCAAAAAGGTGATGAGCACGATACGCAGCACATCGTTCGTCGGCTGGTGGCGTTACGCGCGCGGCAGGCACAACTGCTTGGCTTTGACAATTACGCCAGCTGGAGCACCGCCGATCAGATGGCGAAAACCCCGGAGGCAGCGCTGGCATTTATGCGCGGAATCGTTCCGGCAGCACGCGCTCGTGCTGAGCGGGAACAGGCGGATATCCAGACGGTAATCGACGACCAGCAGGGCGGATTCAGCGTGCAGGCATGGGACTGGGCCTTTTACGCCGAGCGGGTGCGTCTGGGGAAATACGCGCTGGATGAATCGCAAATCAAACCGTACTTAGCACTTAACAGAGCGCTGGAAGATGGTGTGTTCTGGGCGGCCAGCCAGCTTTTTGGCATCCG
This sequence is a window from Enterobacter sp. 638. Protein-coding genes within it:
- a CDS encoding fructuronate reductase, which translates into the protein MENPLLKANATLPQYNRDTLKARIVHLGFGAFHRAHQAVYTDILAAEHGSDWGYCEVNLIGGEQQIADLTAQDNLFTVAEMSADAWTARVVGVVKKALHAQVDGLETVLNAMCEPQVAIVSLTITEKGYCHAPATGQLMFDHPLIAADLQNPHQPKSAPGVVVEALARRKALGLPAFSVMSCDNMPENGHVMRNVTCAYARAVDAELADWIEANVTFPSTMVDRIVPAVTTETLDKIERITGVRDPAGVACEPFRQWVVEDNFVAGRPQWEKAGAELVSDVVPFEEMKLRMLNGSHSFLAYLGYLAGYQHINDCMEDENYRHAAHALMLKEQAPTLKVKGVDLGRYADLLIARYSNPALRHRTWQIAMDGSQKLPQRMLDSVRWHLVNQRSFPLLALGIAGWMRYVGGIDERGNAIEVCDPLLTVIQAAVNGSVEGENRVRALLGIEAIFGKELPLEETFVDAVMKSYLTLVEKGAQATVAQYAAAM
- the ydfZ gene encoding putative selenium delivery protein YdfZ, translating into MMTYDRNRNAITTGSRVMINGTGRTGRITAIHTDGLTPAQVRRGKTVEVEGCEGKFEPVELIRLGMH
- a CDS encoding universal stress protein, with the protein product MYKKILMPVDVFEMDLSDKAVRHAEFLARTDNASITLLNILPNSSRSLLRGFNSDIKKFETFMVSESEKKMNALKRLFAIAPENIKTEVRFGNVRDEIIAMSTKEDYDVIVIGSKTPGMSTHLLGSNAESVIRYAKIPVLVVR
- a CDS encoding GntR family transcriptional regulator; protein product: MAAESQLNPTQPVNQQIYRILRRDIVQCLIPPGTPLSEKEVSVRFDVSRQPVREAFIKLAENGLIQIRPQRGSYVNKISLSQVRNGCFVRQAIECAVARRAASLVDDHQCYLLEQNLHQQRIAIERKQLNDFFQLDDEFHQKLAQIADCQLAWDTIENIKATIDRVRYMSLDHVSPPEMLLRQHHDIFTALEKRDGESVEKAMTLHLQEIGESVQLIRMENSDWFTED
- the ydfG gene encoding bifunctional NADP-dependent 3-hydroxy acid dehydrogenase/3-hydroxypropionate dehydrogenase YdfG; the protein is MIILVTGATAGFGESITRRFVANGHKVIATGRRQERLQELKDELGDSILTAQLDVRNRAAIEEMMANLPADWRDIDVLVNNAGLALGMEPAHKASVEDWENMIDTNNKGLVYMTRAVLPGMVERNRGHIINIGSTAGSWPYAGGNVYGATKAFVRQFSLNLRTDLHGTAIRVTDIEPGLVGGTEFSNVRFKGDDAKAGKTYENTEALSAEDVTETVWWVATLPKHVNINTVEMMPVSQSFAGLSVHRG
- the dcp gene encoding peptidyl-dipeptidase Dcp, whose protein sequence is MSVANPFFEVSLLPYRAPRFDIIEDSHYRPAFDVATRQKRAEIAAIIADTAAPDFTNTVLALEKSGVMLSRVSSVFFAMTSSHTNDYLQELDEAFSTELAGLSNDIWLNDALFSRVEAVWQERESLDGESRRLVEQTYQHFVLAGATLSEAQKLELKALNTESASLTSQFNQRLLAADKAGGLVVDDVHQLDGLSPDEIASAAQAATDKGLADRWLIPLLNTTQQPALAALRDRQTRENLFMAGWLRTQKGDEHDTQHIVRRLVALRARQAQLLGFDNYASWSTADQMAKTPEAALAFMRGIVPAARARAEREQADIQTVIDDQQGGFSVQAWDWAFYAERVRLGKYALDESQIKPYLALNRALEDGVFWAASQLFGIRFVERFDIPVYHPDVRVWEIFDHNGEGMALFYGDFFARDSKGGGAWMGNFVEQSHEFAARPVIYNVCNYQKPANGQTALLSWDDVITLFHEFGHTLHGLFANQRFATLSGTNTPRDFVEFPSQINEHWASHPQVFARFARHYQTGEPMPDALREKMLNATQFNKGYDMTELLSAALLDMNWHAIDVQENVEDLDTFESAALKKEGLDLPAVPPRYRSSYFAHIFGGGYAAGYYAYLWTQMLADDGYQWFEEHGGLTRENGQKFREAILSRGNSTDLAELYRDWRGHDPKLEPMLVNRGLNG